In Chitinophaga sp. HK235, a single window of DNA contains:
- a CDS encoding helix-turn-helix transcriptional regulator, with amino-acid sequence MSIILSPGHYFGKEQQYNENAFFKMNITAYQPNTIIHAHYHENAYLSLLINGGYNEVSRQTENAVLPGEILFRPAGYTHANYFREQPGRCLNVEFKQPGLQELMLKGSLPPTLMIYKAGTFNYLYRLLYAFLHDPSTTLPEEYILNWLSEVMEIKIPTRLPWFSQAKTILENEFDTHHTIKSIADRVFVHPIYLARAFREKEGMTIGGYQLKMRVMKAMALLFSTRLPVTDIAMSAGFSDTSHLIRVFRQYYHCTPLQFRRQMNS; translated from the coding sequence ATGAGCATCATCCTTTCACCTGGTCATTACTTTGGTAAGGAACAGCAGTATAATGAGAATGCCTTCTTCAAAATGAATATTACGGCCTATCAGCCGAATACGATTATCCATGCACATTACCACGAAAATGCCTACCTCAGCCTGCTGATCAATGGAGGTTATAATGAAGTGAGCCGACAGACGGAAAATGCGGTCCTCCCAGGAGAGATACTATTCAGACCCGCCGGATACACCCATGCCAATTATTTCCGGGAACAGCCCGGCCGGTGCCTAAACGTGGAATTTAAGCAACCAGGATTACAGGAGCTGATGCTGAAAGGCAGTCTTCCTCCAACACTGATGATTTATAAAGCCGGTACTTTTAATTATCTGTATCGGTTATTGTATGCTTTTTTGCATGATCCCTCCACCACTTTACCGGAAGAATATATCCTGAACTGGCTGTCGGAAGTGATGGAGATTAAAATTCCCACCCGTTTACCCTGGTTCTCTCAGGCCAAAACTATTCTGGAAAATGAATTCGATACACATCATACTATCAAATCCATTGCAGACAGGGTATTCGTACATCCCATCTATCTGGCGCGGGCCTTCAGGGAAAAGGAAGGGATGACTATCGGTGGTTATCAGCTGAAAATGAGGGTCATGAAAGCGATGGCCCTGCTTTTCAGTACCCGGTTGCCGGTAACGGATATTGCCATGTCTGCGGGCTTCTCCGATACTTCCCATCTGATCAGGGTATTCCGGCAATATTACCATTGCACCCCTCTTCAATTCAGGCGGCAGATGAATAGTTAA
- a CDS encoding phosphotransferase enzyme family protein, producing the protein MKSVFPVTYSTLCPVALSSLISEKYEVGKVQCKFLVRGVGDTYLVESSESRFILRAYRSSHRNLPQIKEEVDLLLALKQANISVSYPIPAISGETILKVEAAEGERYLVLFSYAPGQVVKSLNENQLRALGHEMARFHIVGATITPGKERWSFDLETTLLKPLEKLRPVFSEDPEGYTWLEQTARQVEEKLSLLNTAGFSKGYCHFDFLPKNFHFKDDAVTFFDFDFMGYGWQVNDIMTFWQHLALDVYTKRMTQKAADEAYDIFLNAYREYRPVSEPELAVVPYLSIGFWLFYMGFHTTHDQFYTFSQPSFLKSYTGILRHIVETYWEKDENLA; encoded by the coding sequence ATGAAATCTGTTTTCCCTGTAACTTATTCTACGCTATGCCCTGTTGCGCTATCCTCACTCATCTCAGAAAAATACGAAGTAGGAAAAGTTCAATGTAAGTTCCTGGTCAGGGGTGTAGGTGATACTTACCTGGTTGAATCATCCGAATCCCGTTTTATATTAAGGGCGTATCGTTCTTCCCACCGAAATCTGCCACAAATAAAAGAAGAAGTGGATTTGCTGCTGGCATTGAAGCAAGCCAATATTTCGGTATCATATCCGATTCCTGCTATTTCAGGAGAAACAATCCTGAAGGTTGAAGCCGCTGAAGGGGAAAGATACCTGGTGCTGTTCAGCTATGCGCCGGGTCAGGTGGTCAAATCACTGAATGAAAATCAACTTCGGGCCCTTGGTCATGAAATGGCGCGCTTTCATATTGTCGGAGCAACGATCACGCCGGGAAAAGAAAGGTGGAGCTTTGATCTGGAGACAACCCTTTTAAAACCCCTGGAAAAGTTGAGGCCCGTTTTTTCGGAAGACCCTGAAGGGTACACCTGGCTGGAACAAACAGCCAGACAGGTAGAGGAAAAGTTATCGCTGTTAAACACAGCCGGATTCTCAAAAGGTTATTGCCATTTCGACTTCCTCCCCAAAAACTTTCATTTTAAAGATGATGCAGTAACCTTTTTCGACTTTGATTTCATGGGGTATGGCTGGCAGGTAAATGATATAATGACCTTTTGGCAACACCTTGCCCTGGATGTATACACCAAAAGGATGACGCAGAAAGCGGCAGATGAAGCCTATGACATTTTTTTGAATGCATATCGTGAATATCGTCCTGTCAGTGAGCCGGAATTAGCTGTAGTACCTTATCTCTCAATCGGGTTCTGGCTTTTTTATATGGGTTTCCATACCACCCATGACCAATTCTATACTTTTAGCCAACCATCATTTCTGAAATCATATACTGGTATATTAAGACATATTGTAGAAACTTATTGGGAGAAGGACGAGAATCTGGCTTAG
- a CDS encoding heparin lyase I family protein — MKTPQAIATLFLASSAMFTLTHCTKNMNALPGKSTLSTNPATTATVNVQSLLWDGDAALGASNVWKVLNIEGTGTISVDTDPVYGQVWKFYKPAGSHRTEGHGAKNYQAAEGDDIYIGWRSKLDIPATQNTNAVFQWKAYGSTLPMTQNYPIVVSTSSSGTLHLMHYAPGKIGTEVWVTPLSRNTWNTMVLHLKVSRDASIGFIEFWYNGVKQTLVNGTQRYPARTLDADYCDPKFGVYGGDPSDITNYVHAIKIASTYADAAPTGGGSNLLATMYQNCSYTGWSATFGIGSYTTADITAKGGIDNDASSLKIPAGLKVTLYDGDNFTGDSLVLTADGSCLKNNSFNDKVSSMKVEAN; from the coding sequence ATGAAAACACCTCAGGCAATTGCCACCCTCTTCTTAGCCAGTAGTGCAATGTTTACCCTCACACATTGTACAAAAAACATGAACGCCCTTCCCGGTAAAAGTACCCTCTCCACTAACCCTGCTACTACTGCGACTGTAAATGTCCAGTCACTTCTATGGGATGGTGACGCTGCGTTGGGCGCATCCAACGTATGGAAAGTGCTTAATATTGAAGGTACGGGCACTATCTCCGTAGATACAGATCCCGTTTACGGACAGGTATGGAAGTTCTACAAACCCGCCGGCAGCCACCGTACAGAAGGACACGGTGCCAAAAACTACCAGGCGGCGGAAGGAGACGATATCTATATCGGATGGCGGTCTAAACTGGACATACCAGCCACGCAGAACACCAACGCTGTATTCCAGTGGAAAGCATATGGCTCTACACTGCCCATGACACAAAACTATCCGATCGTAGTAAGTACTTCCAGCTCCGGTACCCTTCATCTTATGCATTACGCACCTGGGAAAATAGGTACCGAAGTATGGGTGACGCCACTCTCGCGCAATACATGGAATACAATGGTACTGCACCTGAAAGTATCGCGGGATGCCAGTATCGGGTTCATCGAATTTTGGTATAATGGTGTCAAACAAACACTCGTTAATGGCACACAGCGTTATCCGGCCCGCACACTGGATGCCGATTATTGTGATCCCAAATTTGGCGTGTACGGCGGCGATCCCAGCGACATCACCAACTATGTACATGCTATCAAAATAGCCTCCACCTATGCAGATGCTGCACCAACCGGTGGCGGTAGTAATCTGTTGGCAACCATGTACCAAAATTGCAGTTATACCGGATGGTCCGCTACCTTCGGTATTGGCAGCTATACTACAGCAGATATCACCGCCAAAGGCGGTATCGACAACGATGCTTCATCACTTAAAATACCTGCAGGATTAAAAGTAACCCTGTATGACGGTGACAACTTCACCGGTGACTCACTGGTACTAACAGCCGATGGCAGCTGCCTGAAGAACAATAGCTTTAATGATAAAGTCTCTTCCATGAAAGTGGAAGCAAACTGA
- a CDS encoding 5-fold beta-flower protein, which translates to MKKLIIAIGLLLCSGFVEAQTIKSTSGSTRFTVSSDGVIKNSHYSTVGYIKSDGTIQNANYQTIGYIRGEQIANSSYSTIGYVKKDGTIQDRNYSTMGYIKKDGTVQDRNYSSLGSASGIKKEWAALIFFFFDF; encoded by the coding sequence ATGAAAAAGTTAATCATTGCAATTGGCCTCCTACTTTGCAGCGGATTTGTAGAAGCACAAACTATTAAGTCCACCAGTGGCAGCACCCGATTCACGGTAAGCAGTGATGGGGTAATTAAAAACAGTCACTATAGTACGGTGGGTTACATCAAAAGCGATGGTACAATACAGAATGCAAATTACCAAACCATCGGTTATATAAGAGGTGAGCAAATAGCAAACAGCAGCTACTCTACTATTGGTTATGTAAAAAAAGACGGGACCATACAAGACCGTAACTATAGTACTATGGGTTACATCAAAAAAGATGGCACCGTCCAGGACAGGAACTACAGCAGCCTGGGATCAGCCTCTGGTATTAAAAAAGAGTGGGCCGCATTAATTTTCTTCTTTTTTGATTTCTAA